A single Gemmatimonadales bacterium DNA region contains:
- a CDS encoding lmo0937 family membrane protein has protein sequence MLWLAVILLILWILGFGIFHIAGGLIHILLILAIIAFVYYLVTGRRAV, from the coding sequence ATGCTTTGGCTTGCGGTGATTCTGCTGATCCTGTGGATTCTTGGCTTCGGCATCTTTCATATTGCCGGCGGCTTGATCCACATCCTGCTGATCCTCGCCATCATCGCGTTCGTGTATTATCTCGTCACCGGGCGTCGAGCGGTATAG
- a CDS encoding M28 family metallopeptidase: protein MRAYTRHLAARPHHLGSPYDKANAEWIRDRLASWGWDTSIEQFDVLFPTPKERVVELLAPTRFRARLEEPTVPGDPTSGQKSEQLPTYNAYSIDGDVTAPLVYVNYGIPSDYDRLERLGVSVKGAIVIARYGGSWRGIKPKVAAEHGAVGCLIYSDPRNDGYFMGDAFPGGPMRPRGGVQRGSVADMPLYSGDPLTPGVGATPDAKRLPLSEARTLTKIPVLPISYGDAEPLLAAIGGPLAPAEWRGALPLTYHVGPGPARVHLRVKSDWRVRPIYDVIARIAGAEAPDEWIVRGNHHDAWVNGAVDPISGQVALLEEARALGEMVRQGWRPRRTVIYAAWDGEEPGLLGSTEWVETHADELTRHAAVYLNTDESGRGFLQMNGSHSLEAFINGVARDVMDPETGFTVWRRAQLHQIATTSGAERREARDRQDLRINALGSGSDYTPFLQHLGIASLDLEFGGEGAGSGGVYHSIYDDPYWVDHFGDSSKVYGRALAQTVGTAVMRLASAEVLPFRFGGLADAISKYRTEVEQLLSARQDSARELNRELAESVFVAESDPRAPEAPPPAEPVPPFLNFAPLENGLDQLEASAQDYDSLLARLDSSQLAAPDSATRTAALAAVNARLMATERALTSDEGLPGRPWFRHQIYAPGFYTGYGVKTLPGIREAIEQRRWQEADEQVARMKDVLAAEAAAIDSAAAALGRLAQ, encoded by the coding sequence ATGCGCGCCTATACCCGCCACCTCGCCGCTCGGCCGCACCACCTGGGCTCGCCATACGACAAGGCCAACGCCGAGTGGATCCGCGACCGCCTGGCCTCGTGGGGATGGGATACCTCGATCGAGCAGTTCGATGTGCTCTTCCCGACGCCCAAGGAGCGGGTGGTCGAGCTCCTCGCTCCAACCCGCTTCCGCGCCCGGCTGGAGGAGCCCACGGTGCCGGGCGACCCCACCTCGGGGCAGAAGTCCGAGCAGCTCCCGACCTATAACGCCTACTCGATCGACGGGGACGTCACGGCACCGCTGGTGTACGTCAACTACGGCATTCCGTCCGATTACGATCGGCTCGAGCGCCTCGGCGTATCCGTGAAGGGCGCCATCGTGATCGCGCGCTACGGCGGGTCGTGGCGCGGCATCAAGCCCAAGGTGGCCGCCGAGCACGGCGCTGTGGGCTGCCTCATTTACTCCGATCCGCGCAACGACGGCTACTTCATGGGCGACGCCTTCCCCGGCGGCCCGATGCGCCCCAGAGGGGGCGTGCAGCGGGGCAGCGTCGCCGACATGCCGCTCTACTCGGGAGACCCGCTCACACCCGGCGTCGGCGCTACGCCGGACGCCAAGCGGCTACCGCTCTCGGAGGCACGGACGCTCACCAAGATCCCCGTGCTGCCGATCTCCTACGGCGACGCCGAGCCGCTGCTCGCCGCCATCGGCGGCCCGCTGGCGCCAGCGGAGTGGCGCGGAGCGCTGCCGCTGACCTATCACGTGGGCCCGGGGCCCGCGCGGGTGCACCTCCGGGTGAAGAGCGACTGGCGGGTTCGGCCCATCTACGACGTGATCGCGCGGATCGCCGGCGCCGAGGCGCCCGACGAGTGGATCGTGCGCGGCAACCATCACGACGCGTGGGTGAACGGCGCGGTGGATCCGATCTCCGGCCAGGTGGCGCTCCTGGAAGAGGCGCGCGCCCTGGGCGAGATGGTGCGGCAGGGGTGGCGGCCCCGCCGGACGGTCATTTATGCGGCATGGGATGGCGAAGAGCCGGGCCTGCTCGGCTCGACCGAATGGGTGGAGACCCATGCGGACGAGCTGACCCGGCACGCCGCGGTGTATCTCAACACTGACGAAAGCGGGCGTGGCTTCCTCCAGATGAACGGCTCGCATTCGCTGGAGGCGTTCATCAACGGCGTGGCGCGCGACGTCATGGACCCGGAGACCGGGTTCACCGTGTGGCGGCGCGCGCAGCTCCACCAAATCGCGACCACCTCGGGTGCCGAGCGCCGCGAGGCGCGGGACCGGCAGGACCTCCGTATCAACGCCCTCGGCTCGGGCTCCGACTACACACCTTTCCTCCAGCACCTGGGCATCGCGTCGCTCGACCTCGAGTTCGGCGGCGAGGGTGCCGGCTCCGGCGGCGTGTACCACTCGATCTACGACGATCCGTATTGGGTGGACCACTTCGGCGACTCGTCCAAGGTGTACGGCCGGGCGCTGGCGCAGACCGTCGGCACGGCGGTGATGCGGCTCGCGAGCGCCGAGGTGCTGCCGTTCCGCTTCGGCGGGTTGGCCGACGCAATCTCGAAGTACCGGACCGAGGTAGAGCAGTTGCTGAGCGCGCGGCAGGACTCGGCGCGCGAATTGAACCGCGAGCTGGCGGAGAGCGTCTTCGTCGCCGAATCCGATCCGCGCGCCCCGGAGGCGCCCCCGCCGGCCGAGCCGGTGCCGCCTTTCCTCAATTTCGCGCCGCTGGAGAACGGGCTCGACCAACTGGAGGCGAGCGCACAGGACTACGACTCGCTGCTGGCGCGGCTCGATTCAAGTCAACTGGCCGCACCGGACTCGGCCACCCGGACCGCCGCGTTGGCGGCCGTCAACGCGAGGCTCATGGCCACCGAACGCGCGCTCACGAGCGACGAGGGGCTGCCGGGCCGCCCGTGGTTCCGGCACCAGATCTACGCGCCGGGGTTCTACACCGGCTACGGCGTCAAGACACTGCCAGGCATTCGCGAGGCCATCGAACAGCGCCGTTGGCAGGAGGCCGACGAGCAGGTGGCGCGCATGAAGGACGTGCTCGCCGCCGAGGCGGCAGCCATCGATTCTGCGGCGGCGGCGCTCGGGCGATTGGCGCAGTAG
- a CDS encoding polysaccharide deacetylase family protein, translating to MPGAAFAVRVAGVVFAALSTSGAARAVAQQPAAAAAVGRVPIFEYHLIGESDGRWSRSREHFRRDLQLLYDRGYRPITVSQLVDGDIAVPAGMSPVVVSFDDASPGQFRYVERGGRLEPDPLSALGIWLAFAATHPGWSNRATFCLLPAASAGHAFFGDRGIEGQHTEWRFRKLRFLAGLGFELCAHTLWHANLATLTDAGVEEQIARGLMAIDSAVPGYHVRTFALPLGVWPKNRALAQAGSWRDAKSGRTVRYRFDAILEVAGPAALNPHAAGFDPFRLPRIQVVGDALERTLDRLDREHARYVVSTATQRDAALPRDRPR from the coding sequence ATGCCCGGTGCGGCGTTCGCCGTGCGCGTTGCCGGCGTGGTCTTCGCCGCGCTCTCGACATCCGGCGCGGCGCGCGCGGTTGCCCAGCAGCCGGCCGCGGCCGCCGCCGTCGGCCGGGTGCCGATCTTCGAGTACCATCTGATCGGCGAGAGCGACGGCCGCTGGAGCCGCTCGCGCGAGCACTTCCGCCGCGACCTCCAACTGCTCTACGATCGCGGCTACCGGCCTATCACCGTCTCGCAGCTCGTCGATGGCGACATCGCGGTGCCAGCCGGCATGTCGCCCGTGGTCGTTTCCTTCGACGACGCTTCGCCGGGCCAGTTCCGCTACGTCGAGCGCGGCGGCCGGCTCGAACCCGACCCGCTGAGCGCGCTCGGCATCTGGCTCGCCTTCGCCGCCACGCACCCCGGCTGGTCCAATCGCGCCACCTTCTGTCTGCTCCCGGCCGCAAGCGCCGGCCATGCGTTCTTCGGCGACCGGGGGATCGAGGGTCAGCACACCGAGTGGCGCTTCCGCAAGCTGCGTTTTCTGGCGGGGCTGGGCTTCGAGCTCTGCGCGCACACGCTGTGGCACGCCAATCTGGCGACGCTCACCGACGCCGGCGTCGAGGAGCAGATCGCGCGCGGGCTCATGGCCATCGACTCCGCCGTGCCCGGCTACCATGTCCGCACGTTCGCGCTCCCGCTTGGCGTCTGGCCGAAGAACCGCGCACTGGCGCAAGCCGGCAGTTGGCGGGACGCGAAGAGCGGCCGGACGGTTCGCTACCGCTTCGATGCGATCCTCGAGGTCGCGGGCCCGGCCGCGCTGAACCCGCACGCGGCGGGGTTCGATCCGTTCCGCCTCCCGCGCATCCAGGTCGTCGGCGACGCGCTCGAGCGCACGCTCGATCGCCTCGATCGGGAGCACGCACGGTACGTCGTCAGCACGGCAACCCAGCGCGATGCCGCGCTTCCACGTGACCGCCCGCGCTGA
- a CDS encoding heparan-alpha-glucosaminide N-acetyltransferase domain-containing protein, whose product MTARAEASATVAPATPAARGSATAAGRLISLDVFRGATVAAMLLVNAPGSWSAIYPPLRHAEWNGWTPTDLIFPFFLFIVGVTTHLSLMARRKRGDDERALVRQVLRRGVVIIVLGLLVSAFPFFPRDWIAHLRIPGVLQRIGVVYLCAGLIVLRSPPRTQLLIAGAILVGYWLLLALAPVPGVGPAALAPPDATLAAWLDRLLLGGHLWPETRTWDPEGILATVPAVATALLGAAAGRRLTRPEPLSVRLNQLFGAGAIATVGGLVWSWGFPINKNLWTSSYVVFTAGLAAMSLATCTWLIEERKAAWWVHPFVVFGVNPITAFVGSELAARLIYTVVRVPYGGASVPVETAVFRAAFASWLPARAASLAFAIVFVACWYVVLAALWRRRIILKV is encoded by the coding sequence GTGACCGCCCGCGCTGAGGCGTCTGCGACCGTGGCGCCCGCGACGCCGGCTGCCCGCGGAAGCGCCACAGCAGCCGGCCGCCTCATCTCGCTCGACGTCTTCCGCGGCGCGACGGTCGCCGCCATGCTCCTGGTAAACGCGCCGGGCAGTTGGAGCGCCATCTACCCGCCGCTCCGCCACGCCGAGTGGAACGGATGGACGCCCACCGATCTCATCTTTCCGTTCTTCCTCTTCATCGTCGGGGTCACGACCCACCTCTCGCTCATGGCCCGACGCAAGCGCGGCGACGACGAGCGGGCTCTGGTGCGCCAGGTGCTGCGGCGCGGCGTGGTCATCATCGTGCTCGGGCTCCTCGTCTCGGCTTTTCCGTTCTTCCCGCGCGACTGGATCGCGCATCTCAGAATTCCGGGCGTCCTGCAGCGGATCGGCGTGGTGTATCTCTGCGCCGGGTTGATCGTCCTCCGCTCCCCGCCCCGCACCCAGCTTCTGATTGCCGGCGCAATCCTCGTGGGCTACTGGCTGTTGCTCGCGCTCGCCCCGGTCCCGGGCGTCGGACCTGCCGCGCTCGCGCCCCCCGACGCAACGCTCGCGGCATGGCTCGACCGCCTGCTGCTCGGCGGTCATCTCTGGCCCGAGACGCGGACCTGGGATCCGGAAGGAATCCTCGCGACCGTGCCCGCCGTGGCCACGGCACTCCTGGGCGCGGCTGCGGGGCGTCGGCTCACCCGGCCCGAGCCGCTCTCGGTGCGGCTCAATCAACTGTTCGGGGCGGGCGCAATTGCGACTGTGGGGGGGCTCGTCTGGAGTTGGGGCTTCCCGATCAACAAGAATCTCTGGACCAGCTCCTACGTCGTGTTCACCGCGGGCCTGGCGGCGATGTCGCTCGCGACATGCACGTGGCTCATCGAAGAGCGGAAGGCGGCGTGGTGGGTGCACCCGTTCGTCGTGTTCGGCGTGAACCCGATCACGGCGTTCGTGGGCTCGGAGCTCGCGGCGCGGCTCATCTATACCGTGGTTCGCGTGCCTTACGGCGGCGCCAGCGTGCCGGTCGAGACCGCGGTGTTCCGGGCCGCGTTCGCGTCGTGGCTGCCCGCGCGCGCGGCGTCGCTCGCTTTCGCGATCGTGTTCGTGGCGTGCTGGTACGTGGTGCTTGCCGCGCTCTGGCGGCGGCGGATCATCCTGAAGGTGTGA
- a CDS encoding formyltransferase family protein has product MTGATAPFCVLVLTVNRIGLDAAAEIARLPGVSRVAALTGPMALRKRPPLRKALRMWRYGGASAVLRGAAARGLRALRGEPPAARLAEYAAQRCPGVEYEHVADFHSASTLERVRALAPDLGVVVATPRLLPSLFRLPRLGSINLHFGHAPEYRGSAPAFWELYEGTPEVGLTVHWVNERLDQGDIILQERLPLDLMPPGDPMRYLTRYWREQLAPAGIRLLVTAVERLTQGPVPARAQDPARGRFFLRPTGRDKRELRRRVRARRVGARRAGRSTLTPSG; this is encoded by the coding sequence ATGACCGGGGCGACCGCCCCGTTCTGCGTGCTGGTGCTTACCGTGAACCGCATCGGGCTCGATGCGGCCGCCGAGATCGCCCGGCTGCCCGGCGTGAGTCGCGTCGCGGCGCTCACGGGTCCGATGGCGCTTCGCAAGCGCCCACCTCTCCGCAAGGCGCTCCGTATGTGGCGCTATGGCGGCGCGAGCGCCGTGCTGCGCGGCGCGGCGGCGCGGGGCCTTCGGGCATTGCGCGGGGAGCCTCCCGCCGCGCGTCTGGCGGAATATGCCGCGCAGCGTTGCCCGGGAGTGGAGTACGAGCACGTCGCGGATTTCCATTCCGCGAGCACGCTCGAGCGGGTGCGCGCCCTTGCACCGGATCTGGGCGTCGTCGTAGCCACGCCCCGGCTGCTCCCGTCGTTGTTCAGGCTCCCCCGGCTCGGTTCCATCAACCTGCACTTCGGCCACGCGCCCGAATACCGCGGTTCGGCGCCCGCATTCTGGGAGCTGTACGAGGGCACGCCCGAGGTGGGGCTCACCGTGCACTGGGTGAACGAGCGGCTCGACCAAGGCGACATCATCCTGCAGGAGCGGCTACCGCTCGACCTCATGCCGCCGGGGGATCCGATGCGATATCTCACGCGCTACTGGAGGGAGCAACTTGCGCCGGCCGGCATTCGACTGCTGGTGACGGCAGTCGAGCGGTTGACCCAAGGTCCCGTGCCTGCTCGGGCTCAAGACCCCGCGCGCGGCCGCTTTTTCCTGCGGCCGACCGGGCGCGACAAGCGCGAGCTCAGGCGGCGGGTCCGGGCTCGCCGCGTCGGGGCTCGCCGTGCGGGGCGCTCCACGCTCACACCTTCAGGATGA
- a CDS encoding oligosaccharide flippase family protein has translation MSAAAAPTQQAGPPRGIAPPRSTFRRIALYGAARAAIAGVLAIRGLVLATLLGPAAFGGWALIRLGLGYAGFAALGIHRGLELELTRARGRFETGAARDGPARAALGYVLVVFGAIAAVALAASFAVTEPERAFELRAFAAAVLAEQLYVYGLIALRVQANLRRYAGLEFAHAVLQLVCTLGLAVRWGLDGALVGLVIGNVLSLGLLPGMVPLRPAFDVASVRRLLSVGVPFAIALGLARLLSSVDRLTVVTLGGRVMLGYYAFAVAVAGLAAAVGWVIRTVVFPEVYHRMETAGAARAVREHVERSILPFVQLFPPILGLGALALRPALALLAPRYAPAAPAGELFIFSGVAAGLASLGAVGLVAAERQRVLPVFAGAGTALNLVLSLTALRLGLGLEAVAAGALLSQTAYGGAVLVVNLKSAEGSPGAAAARATACRAVLPLAWCAVSVLAVRRVWPGADVSSTALAAAAYLVLLVPLVPRLAAAARRAMIRGGMARGAMLRDAPAPRAAPRAGAGDVV, from the coding sequence ATGAGCGCGGCGGCCGCCCCGACGCAGCAGGCCGGTCCCCCGCGTGGCATCGCACCGCCGCGGAGCACGTTCCGCCGCATCGCACTTTACGGCGCGGCCCGGGCGGCGATCGCCGGCGTACTTGCGATCCGCGGCCTCGTGCTCGCCACCCTGCTCGGGCCGGCCGCATTCGGCGGTTGGGCCCTCATTCGCCTTGGCCTCGGCTACGCCGGCTTCGCGGCGCTCGGCATCCACCGCGGCCTCGAGCTCGAGTTGACGCGGGCGCGCGGCCGCTTCGAGACGGGGGCCGCTCGAGACGGTCCCGCGCGCGCGGCGCTGGGCTACGTGCTGGTGGTGTTCGGCGCGATCGCGGCGGTGGCGCTCGCGGCGTCGTTTGCCGTCACAGAGCCCGAGCGCGCGTTCGAGCTCCGCGCGTTCGCGGCCGCCGTGCTCGCCGAGCAGCTCTACGTGTACGGGCTCATCGCGCTCAGAGTGCAGGCCAATCTGCGCCGCTACGCGGGCCTCGAGTTCGCGCATGCTGTGCTGCAACTCGTCTGCACGTTGGGGTTGGCGGTGCGGTGGGGGCTCGACGGCGCGCTGGTCGGGTTGGTTATCGGCAATGTCCTCTCCCTCGGCCTCCTGCCCGGCATGGTACCGCTCAGACCCGCGTTCGACGTAGCGAGCGTGCGGAGGCTGCTCAGCGTCGGGGTTCCGTTCGCCATTGCGCTCGGACTGGCACGCTTGCTCTCCAGCGTGGATCGGCTGACCGTGGTGACACTCGGCGGCCGGGTCATGCTGGGATACTACGCATTCGCGGTTGCGGTGGCGGGGCTCGCGGCCGCCGTGGGCTGGGTGATTCGCACGGTGGTCTTTCCCGAGGTCTATCATCGGATGGAAACGGCCGGCGCGGCGCGCGCGGTGCGCGAGCACGTCGAGCGATCGATTCTTCCCTTCGTTCAGCTCTTCCCGCCGATCCTGGGCCTCGGCGCGCTCGCGCTCCGCCCCGCACTTGCGCTGCTGGCACCGCGCTACGCGCCCGCCGCCCCCGCGGGCGAGCTGTTCATCTTCAGCGGCGTCGCGGCAGGCCTCGCGAGCCTCGGCGCGGTCGGCCTCGTCGCGGCGGAGCGGCAGCGGGTTCTGCCGGTGTTCGCCGGAGCAGGCACCGCGCTCAACCTGGTGCTGTCGCTCACCGCGCTCCGGCTCGGGCTGGGTCTCGAGGCAGTGGCGGCCGGTGCGCTCCTCAGCCAGACGGCGTATGGCGGCGCTGTGCTCGTGGTGAATCTCAAGTCCGCCGAAGGATCGCCCGGCGCAGCGGCGGCGCGTGCCACGGCCTGCCGGGCGGTGCTGCCGCTCGCCTGGTGCGCGGTGAGCGTGCTCGCCGTTCGGCGGGTCTGGCCCGGCGCCGATGTGAGCTCGACCGCGCTCGCAGCCGCCGCGTATCTGGTGCTGCTGGTTCCGCTCGTGCCGCGGCTCGCGGCGGCGGCGCGGCGGGCGATGATTCGGGGTGGGATGGCACGCGGTGCGATGCTGCGCGATGCGCCCGCGCCGCGCGCGGCGCCGCGCGCCGGTGCAGGGGACGTCGTATGA
- a CDS encoding GNAT family N-acetyltransferase gives MNRIRKYLHDARTFPGDAANAWRRERFGGVCEELAQRTAYRLVRWSRSLVLEQELAWSTDAPPPAGIEIRQFSGPDWARMAPLASLRTRTIMAMASARGRTLLVAWRGAAPVGYAWCSERMERDIETFPLPLPSDAAYLWGLYTPPAERCRGIGTALARARLQWARDQGYRLAWRVIAVHNAASFRTAEKSSGRAPRILGELRSLKLLWLRSMRYRAWERPLELTLAGPVVQATALPDEARCASGDA, from the coding sequence ATGAACCGCATCCGCAAGTATCTGCACGACGCGCGCACCTTTCCCGGCGACGCGGCAAATGCGTGGCGGCGGGAGCGATTTGGAGGCGTTTGCGAGGAGCTGGCGCAGCGGACTGCCTATCGCCTCGTGCGCTGGAGTCGCTCGCTCGTGCTGGAGCAGGAGCTTGCCTGGTCCACCGATGCACCGCCCCCGGCCGGCATCGAGATCAGGCAGTTCTCCGGGCCCGACTGGGCCCGGATGGCGCCGCTCGCGAGCCTGCGGACGCGGACGATCATGGCGATGGCGAGCGCGCGCGGCCGCACCTTGCTCGTCGCCTGGCGCGGCGCCGCGCCGGTGGGTTACGCCTGGTGCTCGGAGCGGATGGAGCGCGACATCGAAACGTTTCCGCTCCCCCTCCCGAGCGATGCCGCCTATCTCTGGGGGCTCTACACGCCGCCTGCCGAGCGGTGCCGAGGGATCGGCACGGCACTCGCGCGGGCGCGACTTCAGTGGGCGCGCGACCAGGGATACCGGCTTGCCTGGCGCGTGATCGCGGTGCACAACGCGGCTTCCTTTCGCACCGCGGAGAAATCCAGCGGGCGCGCGCCGCGCATCCTGGGCGAGTTGCGGTCCCTCAAGCTGCTCTGGCTCCGGAGCATGCGGTACCGTGCGTGGGAGCGGCCACTCGAGCTCACGCTTGCTGGACCGGTCGTGCAGGCAACGGCCCTTCCCGATGAGGCGAGATGCGCGAGCGGCGACGCATGA
- a CDS encoding GNAT family N-acetyltransferase, whose amino-acid sequence MAVSERVGMRGQRAGVGGGVRHAPARLAADVERRFVVPTYTSRRPGRWAAAHRTLALPFSLVGTVSRHVAMLDGAELSVACAGRAGRFEALLGALGAEPSARANSGVSARAPLWSPAALARLDADMTMAHVHRWAAPAFRRAGWITVPEAVRWVGTTATVPPPDPSDSLRANLRKVARYDYRLEIATAPSDWEEFFAGMVVPSARSRFGADAWVPSAHLRRALAARGAIHFARRDGRRIAGMCVVPCADGIWCPVGGLAGGDVRLLREGAESALQALSFAWARAQGHTRIDLGRTVPFLNDGVARSKRTWGFAPALDPLVPLVAIRMRAGRAKLEQLFAHSRLLHETDQGLAPLGGEEGRRE is encoded by the coding sequence ATGGCCGTTAGCGAGCGCGTGGGAATGCGCGGCCAGCGGGCCGGCGTCGGTGGCGGCGTGCGCCACGCGCCCGCGCGCCTGGCGGCCGACGTGGAGCGGCGATTCGTGGTGCCGACATACACCTCGCGGCGCCCGGGGCGCTGGGCCGCGGCGCATCGAACGCTGGCCTTGCCGTTTTCGCTCGTCGGGACGGTCAGCCGCCATGTCGCGATGCTCGACGGTGCCGAACTGTCGGTCGCGTGCGCCGGGCGCGCCGGGCGATTCGAGGCGCTGCTCGGTGCGCTCGGAGCGGAACCGTCCGCGCGTGCGAACTCCGGCGTTTCGGCGCGCGCGCCGCTCTGGAGCCCCGCCGCCTTGGCGCGGCTCGACGCCGACATGACCATGGCACACGTGCATCGCTGGGCTGCGCCCGCCTTCCGGCGGGCCGGCTGGATCACGGTGCCTGAGGCGGTGCGCTGGGTCGGCACGACCGCCACCGTACCGCCACCGGACCCATCGGACAGTCTTCGAGCCAACCTGCGCAAGGTCGCACGGTACGATTACCGGCTCGAGATCGCCACGGCGCCGTCCGATTGGGAGGAGTTCTTTGCCGGCATGGTCGTCCCTTCGGCCCGCAGCCGATTCGGCGCCGATGCATGGGTCCCCTCCGCGCATCTCCGGCGCGCGCTCGCGGCCCGCGGAGCGATCCATTTCGCTCGGCGCGACGGGCGGCGCATAGCGGGGATGTGCGTGGTGCCATGCGCGGACGGAATCTGGTGCCCGGTCGGGGGGCTGGCGGGCGGGGATGTTCGGCTGCTTCGGGAGGGCGCCGAATCGGCCCTGCAGGCGCTCTCGTTCGCATGGGCGCGGGCGCAGGGCCACACACGGATCGACCTCGGGCGTACGGTGCCGTTCCTCAACGACGGAGTAGCGCGGTCGAAGCGGACGTGGGGATTCGCACCGGCCCTTGATCCGTTGGTGCCGCTGGTCGCGATCCGCATGCGCGCCGGGAGGGCAAAACTCGAGCAGCTGTTCGCGCATTCGCGGCTGCTGCACGAAACCGATCAGGGGCTTGCGCCGCTTGGCGGCGAGGAAGGCCGGCGCGAATGA